Proteins encoded in a region of the Kineosporia corallincola genome:
- a CDS encoding serine/threonine-protein kinase codes for MPDVAPLLNTDPAQVAGYRLTGRIGAGGQGVVYLGVTPDNELVAVKMLRVEDEHSRQLFTREVSAARRVAPFCTAQIIDFDMAASSPYVVSEYIEGPSLHQYVSERGTLTGTRLQRLAIGTATALAAIHQAGVVHRDLKPANVMMSPEGPRVIDFGIARDDSNDTTKVSKLLGTPAFMSPEQLRGERVGPATDMFAWGSVMVFAATGRAPFEAEHMMAAIAKIANDEPDLTGVPPELAGVLRLCFSKDPARRPSAQQALSMLLGRPSEPDTTDATVVLAEATQLVVASSTGPAGGYSGDARATVGQPVAAVDETRVERPVGSTGNTGPGVTSGSGEVPAWGTQVPEGQPQYPAQPQPSRQYPSQQQWQQAPQPWQRNGPAGRPDQPPQQGQFAQQQPPFNQQAPYGGPGQFHQPGPTAAQQGWNRNPPVPGRPQNPQQGWGSTPAQPVGPPPQNWNAPANPQPGWGGSGAAPNRGRTGVLVALASLVCLVAGFAIWGAVADDGTGTGTNGSSTSSSGSKDAADPDACGGRINVGADQGDDSDCTSADSGTGTSSGSSDETTSSDESSTDAGDSGIQTPDGSDEPAYQLAPSGTLPYALDGVWEGQVSQPAASVDSWTVRLDLTAAKKRPGTMKVVDLDCVSNLTVENAGFTTATLQAPVKDKDDPHDACAELGEVILIANTDGTVGFTWQDQNSVSNVGLATLEKVG; via the coding sequence GTGCCTGACGTAGCCCCCTTGCTGAACACAGACCCTGCGCAGGTGGCCGGATACCGGCTGACCGGGCGCATCGGTGCAGGTGGGCAGGGGGTGGTCTACCTCGGTGTGACCCCCGACAACGAACTCGTCGCGGTCAAGATGCTGCGCGTCGAAGACGAGCACTCGCGCCAGCTCTTCACCCGGGAGGTCAGCGCCGCGCGCCGCGTGGCTCCGTTCTGTACCGCGCAGATCATCGACTTCGACATGGCGGCGTCGTCCCCCTACGTGGTCAGCGAGTACATCGAGGGCCCGTCGCTGCACCAGTACGTCTCCGAGCGCGGCACGCTGACCGGCACCCGTCTCCAGCGCCTGGCCATCGGCACGGCCACCGCGCTCGCGGCCATCCATCAGGCCGGCGTGGTGCACCGCGACCTCAAACCGGCCAACGTGATGATGTCGCCGGAGGGTCCGCGGGTCATCGACTTCGGCATCGCGCGCGACGACTCGAACGACACCACCAAGGTCAGCAAGCTGCTCGGCACACCGGCTTTCATGTCGCCCGAGCAGTTGCGGGGCGAGCGGGTCGGCCCGGCCACGGACATGTTCGCCTGGGGCTCGGTGATGGTGTTCGCCGCCACCGGCCGGGCGCCGTTCGAGGCCGAGCACATGATGGCCGCCATCGCCAAGATCGCCAACGACGAGCCGGACCTGACCGGGGTGCCGCCCGAGCTGGCCGGCGTGCTGCGCCTGTGCTTCTCCAAGGACCCGGCCCGCCGCCCGAGCGCTCAGCAGGCGCTGTCGATGCTGCTCGGCCGTCCGTCGGAGCCCGACACCACCGATGCCACCGTCGTGCTGGCCGAGGCGACGCAGCTGGTGGTGGCCAGTTCCACCGGCCCGGCCGGGGGATACTCCGGTGATGCCCGGGCCACCGTCGGGCAGCCCGTGGCCGCGGTCGACGAGACCCGGGTGGAGCGGCCGGTCGGCAGCACCGGCAACACCGGCCCGGGCGTGACCTCGGGTTCGGGAGAGGTGCCCGCCTGGGGTACTCAGGTGCCCGAGGGGCAGCCGCAGTACCCGGCCCAGCCGCAGCCGTCCCGGCAGTATCCGTCCCAGCAGCAGTGGCAGCAAGCGCCGCAGCCCTGGCAGCGGAACGGGCCCGCGGGCCGGCCGGACCAGCCGCCTCAGCAGGGCCAGTTCGCCCAGCAGCAGCCACCTTTCAACCAGCAGGCGCCGTACGGCGGGCCGGGTCAGTTCCATCAGCCCGGCCCGACCGCCGCGCAGCAGGGCTGGAACCGCAATCCCCCGGTGCCCGGCCGGCCGCAGAACCCGCAGCAGGGCTGGGGGTCCACCCCGGCCCAGCCGGTCGGCCCGCCTCCGCAGAACTGGAACGCTCCGGCGAATCCCCAGCCGGGCTGGGGAGGTTCGGGCGCGGCGCCCAACCGTGGGCGCACGGGTGTGCTGGTCGCGCTGGCCTCGCTGGTGTGCCTGGTCGCCGGGTTCGCGATCTGGGGTGCCGTGGCCGACGACGGCACCGGCACCGGCACGAACGGCTCCAGCACGTCGTCGTCGGGTTCGAAAGACGCTGCCGACCCGGACGCCTGTGGTGGCCGGATCAATGTCGGCGCCGATCAGGGTGACGACTCCGACTGCACGTCAGCTGATTCCGGCACCGGAACGTCGTCCGGATCGTCGGACGAGACCACCTCGTCCGACGAGAGCTCCACCGATGCGGGGGATTCCGGCATCCAGACGCCCGACGGATCGGACGAGCCGGCTTACCAGCTGGCCCCGAGCGGCACCCTGCCCTACGCGCTCGACGGCGTGTGGGAGGGGCAGGTTTCGCAGCCCGCCGCCAGCGTCGACAGCTGGACCGTCCGGCTCGACCTGACCGCCGCCAAAAAGCGTCCCGGAACCATGAAAGTGGTCGACCTGGACTGCGTCTCGAACCTGACGGTGGAGAACGCCGGTTTCACCACCGCCACGCTCCAGGCCCCGGTGAAGGACAAGGACGACCCGCACGACGCCTGCGCCGAGCTGGGTGAGGTCATCCTGATCGCGAACACCGACGGCACGGTCGGTTTCACCTGGCAGGACCAGAACAGCGTCTCGAACGTCGGCCTCGCCACGCTGGAGAAGGTCGGCTAG
- a CDS encoding serine/threonine-protein kinase, translating into MPDATELRTGDPAEVAGYRIVRRLGQGGQGVVFLGLNPDGERVAIKQLRLEDERSRQQFAKEVAAARRVAPFCTARIITFDLEGESPYVVSEFIEGPSLQRLVRDSGPIAGTRLERLAIGTVTALAAIHQAGVVHRDFKPANVMMSPEGPRVIDFGIARDLSSETTVTSRIFGTPAYMAPEQIRAERVSPQTDMFAWASVMAFAATGRAPFDAQHMMAVVHRITTMEPQLDGVPAGLVDVLTTCLHKDARRRPTAQQALAMLLGRPTPAYDVTDAGPVLAEASRIAQANTGGPAGAVGSADSGGTGAGAAGAAGAVGAGPGASAGAGVGAGAAGQTGRTAPTAWTGQGSATARTGSADRTAPTSRNRLAHNGERGNGHATGHLTGQSSSPTSERPTGQSSSHAAGHATDRTAATRRVAPGDPHYGTPPPPGAPREPGARGVPDRTSTPRPDRTSTPVVPSRRRRSGPVSSLGAVLALLLIGGGLVAGGAFAVRAVSNHGRPTAGDTGPENGGLPSQPESTGVPAPSSTTSGQNTDGQSGEGGPSSGASFPGGSTPAGSTPAVTLPGGGAGTGLPAWSSGIWSGPVSQPLGQVTSWDAVVTLDQGATTGKIAIDDLGCSGVLTYVSGGDDSVEMTTHLEDDLWDSCADTSTVVLTRSGANQILFSWQDDSEESNKAVGTLTHQ; encoded by the coding sequence ATGCCCGACGCTACCGAGTTGCGCACCGGCGACCCCGCCGAGGTCGCGGGGTACCGCATCGTGCGCAGGCTGGGGCAGGGCGGCCAGGGCGTGGTGTTCCTCGGCCTGAACCCGGACGGCGAGCGGGTGGCGATCAAGCAGCTGCGCCTGGAGGACGAGCGCTCGCGGCAGCAGTTCGCCAAGGAGGTCGCGGCCGCCCGGCGGGTGGCGCCGTTCTGCACGGCCCGCATCATCACCTTCGACCTGGAGGGCGAATCGCCCTACGTGGTCAGTGAATTCATCGAGGGCCCGTCGCTCCAGCGGCTGGTGCGCGACTCCGGGCCGATCGCCGGGACCCGGCTGGAGCGTCTCGCGATCGGCACCGTCACCGCACTCGCCGCCATTCATCAGGCGGGCGTGGTGCACCGTGATTTCAAACCGGCCAACGTGATGATGTCGCCGGAGGGGCCGCGGGTGATCGACTTCGGTATCGCCCGCGACCTGTCCAGCGAAACCACGGTGACCAGCCGGATTTTCGGCACACCCGCCTACATGGCGCCGGAGCAGATCCGGGCCGAGCGGGTGAGCCCGCAGACCGACATGTTCGCCTGGGCCTCGGTGATGGCGTTCGCCGCCACCGGCCGGGCCCCCTTCGACGCCCAGCACATGATGGCCGTGGTGCATCGCATCACCACGATGGAGCCGCAGCTCGACGGGGTGCCGGCCGGGCTCGTCGACGTGCTGACGACCTGCCTGCACAAAGACGCCCGCCGTCGGCCGACCGCCCAGCAGGCCCTGGCGATGCTGCTCGGACGGCCGACGCCGGCCTACGACGTCACCGATGCCGGGCCGGTGCTGGCCGAGGCCAGCCGGATCGCCCAGGCGAACACGGGTGGGCCGGCCGGTGCTGTCGGGTCGGCTGATTCTGGCGGAACTGGGGCCGGCGCGGCCGGGGCTGCTGGTGCTGTCGGGGCCGGACCTGGGGCCAGTGCTGGAGCCGGGGTCGGGGCCGGTGCCGCCGGGCAGACGGGGCGGACCGCCCCGACGGCCTGGACCGGCCAGGGGAGTGCGACGGCGCGAACCGGGTCTGCCGACCGGACGGCCCCGACCTCCCGAAACCGGCTTGCGCACAACGGTGAGCGCGGCAACGGGCACGCCACCGGGCACCTGACGGGACAGTCCAGCAGCCCCACCTCCGAGCGCCCGACAGGGCAATCCAGCAGCCATGCCGCCGGGCACGCCACCGATCGCACCGCCGCCACCCGCCGGGTGGCGCCCGGCGACCCGCACTACGGCACACCCCCGCCACCGGGAGCACCCCGGGAGCCGGGTGCCCGAGGGGTGCCTGACCGGACGTCCACGCCCAGGCCCGACCGGACGTCCACCCCTGTGGTCCCCTCGCGCAGGCGTCGCAGCGGGCCGGTCTCGTCGCTCGGGGCGGTACTGGCGCTCCTGCTGATCGGAGGCGGGCTGGTGGCGGGCGGGGCTTTCGCGGTGCGTGCCGTCTCGAACCACGGACGTCCGACAGCCGGCGACACCGGTCCGGAGAACGGGGGGCTGCCCTCACAGCCGGAGTCGACCGGCGTCCCGGCGCCGAGCTCGACCACGAGCGGCCAGAACACCGACGGCCAGAGCGGCGAGGGCGGGCCGAGTTCCGGAGCGTCGTTCCCCGGGGGCTCCACACCGGCCGGGTCGACGCCCGCCGTCACGCTGCCGGGAGGCGGTGCGGGCACCGGCCTGCCCGCCTGGAGCTCCGGCATCTGGAGCGGCCCGGTCAGCCAGCCGCTCGGTCAGGTGACCAGCTGGGACGCGGTGGTCACCCTCGACCAGGGTGCCACCACCGGCAAGATCGCGATCGACGACCTCGGGTGCAGCGGCGTGCTGACCTACGTCTCCGGGGGTGACGACTCGGTGGAGATGACCACCCACCTGGAAGACGATCTGTGGGACAGCTGCGCCGACACCAGCACCGTCGTGCTCACCCGCAGCGGGGCGAACCAGATCCTGTTCTCCTGGCAGGACGACTCCGAGGAGAGCAACAAGGCCGTCGGTACCCTCACGCATCAGTGA
- a CDS encoding phosphatase PAP2 family protein → MGKAARSTMRRGGEGMFRAWRGMRELVLLGALWSIYSLSRLLASADLHPALERARAVLGLERRLHLDLETGLNGFTTQHEWLAVGASFYYATAHYVITAAVLIALWFSGYRRYSYARNALVLATVLALTAYLILPTAPPRFVPGYTDVLAGSAHLGWWGGGDSLPGGMGRLTNELAAMPSMHAGWALWVALAVHLLTTGRLLRGLSWGHALLTGLVVIGTGNHWTLDVLTGWLVVGGAWALVSRLQRPGRSRQPEPAGAQSVSLETG, encoded by the coding sequence GTGGGGAAGGCCGCCCGGTCCACCATGCGGAGGGGCGGTGAGGGCATGTTCCGGGCCTGGCGGGGAATGCGGGAACTCGTTCTGCTGGGCGCACTCTGGAGCATCTACTCACTGTCCCGGCTGCTCGCCTCGGCAGACCTGCACCCGGCCCTTGAGCGGGCCCGGGCGGTGCTGGGGCTGGAGCGCCGGCTCCACCTCGACCTGGAGACCGGTCTCAACGGCTTCACCACGCAGCACGAATGGCTGGCCGTGGGCGCGAGTTTCTATTACGCCACAGCCCATTACGTGATCACCGCGGCCGTGCTGATCGCCCTCTGGTTCAGCGGCTACCGGCGTTATTCCTACGCCCGCAACGCCCTGGTGCTGGCCACCGTGCTGGCCCTGACCGCCTATCTCATCCTGCCCACCGCCCCGCCGCGCTTCGTGCCGGGTTACACCGACGTGCTCGCCGGCAGCGCACATCTGGGCTGGTGGGGCGGCGGCGACTCGCTTCCCGGCGGGATGGGCCGGCTGACCAACGAGCTGGCGGCCATGCCCTCGATGCACGCCGGCTGGGCCCTGTGGGTGGCGCTGGCCGTGCACCTGCTCACCACCGGCCGGCTGCTGCGCGGGCTGAGCTGGGGGCACGCCCTGCTCACCGGCCTGGTGGTGATCGGCACCGGCAACCACTGGACGCTCGACGTGCTGACCGGCTGGCTGGTGGTCGGCGGCGCCTGGGCGCTGGTCAGCCGGTTGCAGCGCCCCGGCCGCTCACGGCAGCCGGAACCGGCCGGAGCTCAGTCCGTCTCGCTGGAGACCGGCTGA